TCAATAAAAATGCGGAATTCGTCAAAGGAAAACTTTCCGATGAACTCATTTACCGTTTAACCTTCTCATGAGTAGTTAATTAGACACTAAATGATTGAGACTTCACTTGAAGCGCTTTTGTGCTGAAGGTTGATGTATCAGTTAGTTTACCAATTTTGCCAAATATAAATTATGCATTATCAATTATGAATGCTAAAAAGTTTCATAGTTCATAATTTATTGCTCATAACTTTCCCATACCCATGACAAAACAACAAACTTGGAGTCAACGGTTTGAATCGGCACTACATCCTGCGATCGCTCTGTTTAATGCAAGTATTAATTTTGACATTCAATTAATTGAGTATGACCTCACTGGCTCTCAAGCTCATGCCCAAATGCTAGCTCACACTGGTATCATTTCCCCAGAAGAAGGAGAGCAACTCGTTGCAGGTTTAGAGCAAATTCGCCAGGAATATCGCCAAGACAAATTTCACCCAGGTATCGAAGCGGAAGACGTACACTTTGCTGTTGAACGGCGTCTTGTGGAAATTGTTGGCGACTTGGGTAAGAAGTTACACACTGCCCGCTCCCGAAATGACCAAGTAGGTACTGATACTAGACTTTACCTCCGCGACCAAATTCAACAAATTCGCGAGCAATTACGAGAATTTCAACAAGTCTTACTAGATATCGCCGAAAAAAACGTTGAAACGCTGATTCCTGGTTATACTCACCTACAACGTGCCCAACCTTTGAGTTTAGCTCACCACTTGCTGGCATACTTTCATATGGCGCAACGTGACTGGGAACGTTTAGGAGATGTTTCTCGCCGAGTTAATATCTCACCATTGGGGTGCGGTGCTTTGGCTGGAACAACTTTCCCTATAGATCGCCACTACACAGCAAAACTGTTGGATTTTGAGGGAGTTTATGCAAATAGTCTTGATGGAGTGAGCGATCGCGATTTTGCGATCGAATTTCTCTGTGCTGCTAGTCTGATTATGGTTCACCTGAGTCGTCTGTCAGAAGAAGTCATCCTTTGGGCATCAGAGGAATTTAGCTTTGTGACTCTTAAAGATAGCTGCGCGACAGGTTCTAGCATTATGCCCCAAAAAAAGAACCCCGACGTACCGGAATTGGTGCGCGGGAAAACTGGACGTGTATTTGGTCATCTGCAGGCAATGTTGGTGATGATGAAGGGGCTACCCTTGGCTTACAACAAAGACCTACAAGAGGACAAAGAAGGTTTATTTGACAGTGTCGTCACAGTCAAAGCTTGTTTAGAAGCAATGACAATTTTACTCCAAGAAGGGTTAGAATTCCGTACTCAGCGCTTGGCAGAAGCAGTTGCAGAAGACTTTTCTAATGCTACCGATGTAGCAGACTATCTTGCCGCACGGGGTGTTCCTTTCCGAGAAGCATACAATCTTGTGGGAAAAGTCGTAAAAACTAGTATTGCTGCCGGAAAACTCCTCAAAGATTTGACCTTGGAGGAGTGGCAACAACTTCATCCAGCGTTTGCAGAAGACATTTACCAGGCAATTTTACCCCAGCAAGTGGTTGCAGCTCGTAATAGCTACGGTGGCACAGGGTTTGCACAAGTCAAAGGCGCACTCCTTAGCGCCCGCGCCCAAATGACTGCTAAATAACCTACAAAGGCGTACATTATGTACGCCCTCACACCTTAAAAAGCGATCAGGCAAAATAAATTCTCACAGAGAACTTACTCAGCAGCAGCTATTGATGCTGCGCCCTCATCCTCTTCATTCTTCGGCGGTCTTTGTTGGAACCTTCTTTGGAAACGTCCCGTTGTAGTCCGTTTACGAAACTTTCGGGCATACGCCTGGTTCCGTAGCGCCTTTTCTTTCTTGGGATTGCGGCGCTTGGCCATGTTCACCTCATTAATAAACAACAAAAAAGCTACTTCTAGGCTGATTGTAGGCAATAACAGGTATTGGTATTACTTATATAAATTTAGCCTAGTTTTGCAACAAAATAATTTCAGACGGTAGGCAATTATAGCATATTTTAAGCTTATATATCAACATTTTTGTAGAATTATATAGCAATCCTAAATCATTTATAAACAATTCTGTTCCGCTACATTTTTCCTAGACAAAAACGGACAACCTTAGCATTTTGAGGCGGTTGATCTGTTCTATTGTTGAAAATATCGTCAATAACCGCCTCAAAATGCTCCAAGTTCGTCGTTTTTAGTGAGGATTTTGTAGAAGGTTGTCCGTTTTTGTCCGGGTTCATCCCAACCCTGTTCCCTGTTACTTGCCCTGATGAGACAATTTACAATCTCATTTAGGACTGCTATAGCTATAATATTTTTGCTAAAAGTTGAAAATTTGCTTGAGTCATAAGTGTATGTGTTCAGACAAACACGACTTTGAGTTTGAGCAAATGCTAGAATCTACATTGATTCTACGTAAATCGTTAGAACAAAATCCCAAATCACAAACATTGTTGTATCATCTGCAACTCAACATTTCCGTTGAAAAATGTGAATGGGGAAAACTCTACACTACAAGCCAAAGATTTTAAAATTGAACATTCTTGCTTTTTTTGCAGTGGCTGTTCAGTCCACACGTAACTTATGGCGCATTGGGCAAACCGTACTGGGCATTATCTTTCGTCATCCCATTACTGGTACGAGCATCATCCCGATTTTACCTGATGGTCGAATTGTGCTGATCCGGCGGCGCGACAACGGTCTATGGGCATTACCTGGAGGTATAGTGGACTGGGGAGAAGATGTACCCAATGCTATCCGACGAGAGTTGATGGAAGAAACAGGACTAGAACTGCTATCAATTCGACGTTTAGTTGGTGTCTACTCCGCACCAGATCGTGATCCTAGAATTCATTCAATTTGTATTGTAGCTGAAGCAATAGTCCAAGGAAAAATGGAAATTCAAGATACTTTGGAAGTCATGGAAATTCAGGCTTTTCCACTGGATTCGTTACCTCCGGGACAGATGTCTCATGATCATAGTCGCCAGTTGCAAGACTATTTAGATGGCTTGACAACATTAGCGTAATCAAAAGTAGCTCAACTTAATTAAGGACAAAATATCATTACTTAAGCGCAAAGCCCACGAATCCAGTATTAGCCCAAGTGCAAAACGCACACCCGAGGCGTCCTTGAAGCGTGTCCCTTTGGGACTTACAAAGCAGCGTTCTTTGAATACAACAAGTGCATCTGCAAGTGGAGATACAAACCAGTGAGTAAGGGAAAGCACACGGAACATAATGTAGCTAAGTAATCGCAAACATTCTATTTTACGTTTTTATCTTTCTACCAATAAACAAAAGGATACATGCAGATGTATTTATTCATACACAAAAAACAAATGCACAAGCTAATCATTCAAGCCCCCCGATTTATGAGTCAATGGCATCTTGGCGGGAACCCCAAGAGGAGCATCTGGTGTCCTGGTTGTGCAACAATAGCGCAAATTTTGAATCAGTGAATGCCTAAATTAAGCAAAGGGGTTGACACAAACACCTCGCTTACTTCCTCCACTTTTAAGAGTATTTTTTGAGACTAATAATAGCTAAGTAGGAAAATCTTAGCGAAACCCGATCTACATTGGTTCGCTGTTTTTTGCTTTAACCGAACCGTATTGAGCTATAGTTAAGAATTAGTAGTTGGCTAAAAATAAAATGATTTTATAGTAACAATCTAGTACAGCTTTGACAAATCAAAATCACCGAAGTTGTGATCGGCGGAAGCCGGCGCTCAGACTTCTCTCAAAATTCAGAAATATGGCTGATATGGCAAGCTTTTAGCTAAATTTGAATTTTCAGTTTATTTCTGTAGTTTTCTATTAGCAATAACTCTTAACCTCAAAATAAAAATATATTTAATATAACGCTTACATTAAATTCTTAAATATGCATTCTATATTCCGTAACTCCCGGATAAAGACTTCTCAAGGAATGCTTTTCTGGCGTGAGATTGGAGAAGGAACTCCAATTATTTTCTTACATGGTACTTGGAAAGATAGCAGCCAGTGGATATCCGTTATGGAGATGCTAGCACAAGATTTCCATTGCTTTGCACCAGATTTGTTGGGATTTGGCGAGTCAGATTTTCCGAATGTTCATTATTCAATTGATTTGCAAGTGGAGTGTTTAGCACAATTGCTACAGGCTCTAAAGCGTGCTTTAAAGCAAGAAAGGGTATATTTAGTTGGAGATTCCCTTGGAAGTTGGATTGCAGCTAGTTATGCTTTGAAGTATCCAGAACAAATTAATGGTTTGGTGTTACTAGCCCCAGAGGGTGTAGAAATACAAGGGCAAAAAAAGCGTTGGGAGAAAATGCAGCGGATAGCAAACCGTCCACCACTTGTGTTTCAATTGTTGCGACTATTTCGTCCGCTCATGAAAATCTTTGGTTTGGATCAAAACATTAAACAAGATTGGCAGTTTCATCAGGTGATGCAGCAATACCCCACAGCTTGTGAGCTTATCTTCCAACGCCAGCATTTAGAAATTCAAGCAGAATTGCTACACGATGAATTATCTTTTATAACAGTCCCGGTTTTAATTTTACAAGGTGAAAAAGACAACCAAGAAGCTATAGCCATGAGTCAGTTGTACGCTCAATATATGCCTCATGCAAAGTTGAAAATAGTCGCTAGCACAGAGGAGAATTTGCCAGAGTCTTGTAGCTCAGCTGTGGGTGGGGATATTCGTAACTTTATTAATAGTAAAAATAATGCTGAAATTTACTACTCATAATTCTTAAGTGTTTTTTGCATTCCCCAAAAAATCAAATTCGCTTCAACATTCAAACTATCTACAATCTCAGGAAACTGCGATGCTCCTTTAGGAGCCTTCATGGGCGATCGCATATAATTTACCAGCAAAGTGCGATCGCCCCCAGTCATCACAACATTCCCTTGCGGAAAATCCCGCCACCAAGCCTCTATAAAATCTTTGATTCCAGCAACTAGAGTGTAAATAACCCCGCTTTGTATTGCTTCTTTTGTATTTAGAGCATATCTGTGAGGAAGTTGCTGGGGTAACTCTACTGTTGGTAATTGTCCTGTTTTTCCAGCAAGAGTAGCAAGCTGCAAGCCCAATCCTGGAAGAATTGCGCCTCCAACCAAATGTTGGTTAGCATCCGCACCAGTGAAGGTTAGTGCTGTCCCCGCATCAATCACCAGTATAGGAAAACCCCAATTCTGCCCAGCACCCAATAAAGCTAACGCACGATCAATTCCGAGTGTGGGATAAATTCCCTTTATAGGAACTTGGTCTAAAGTAAGGATGCGAACATTAGGATAACTTTGCCATAGTGCGGTTTGACTAGGAACAACCGACGCTAGGATTATAGGAGGAGGAGAGGACACAGATGAGCAGAGTGTTTTTAGAGAATCTTCTATGTTTCCGTGTCTTGCTTTCCCAGTTGCTTCATCGTTTGGGAAAATCTCTAGTAATAAATCCTTCAACGTTTGAGATTGAGACAGTCGCTGAATAACATCTGCTGGTAGATAGTCTGTGTCCCAAGCATAAATAAGCGTATCGCCTGTAAAGTACGCCCAATGCAGTCGGGAATTTCCAATCATCAAAGCTAGCCACAAAGAGCTATTAGCCAGTGACATCCTCGTTTGCTAAGACAACGTTTGGGCTTGTAAGCAACAACATACTAACACTATTTGATACTTTTATTTTTTTTAACCTGAGGATAAAAATTTTAAACAAAATTTACAAAATAAACATGTCACAATAGGGACAGAGTAATAAATACTCAATTGCTAAGGAGACTAGTTATGGTAGCGCTCACCGAAAAAACCAAAAAAAAGCTAACCATCGAGACTGTAGAGATTGCCTCCGAGACGACGGCAATTCGGTCTTTGGATTGGGATCGCGATCGCTTTGATATCGAGTTCGGTCTACAAAACGGTACTACCTACAATTCATTTCTGATACGCGCTGAAAAAATAGCGCTGGTTGACACCTCCCACGAAAAGTTTCGTCAGCTGTATTTAGATACCCTTAAAGATCTTGTTGATCCAGCAGATATTCAATATCTTATTATCAGCCACACTGAGCCAGACCACAGCGGTTTAGTGAAAGATGTTTTGCAACTTGCGCCGGATGTAACGGTTGTTGGTTCTAAAGTTGCTATCCAATTTTTGGAGAATATGGTGCATCGTCCGTTTCAGCGGAAAATTGTCAAGAATGGCGATCGCCTGGATCTAGGCAACGGACACGAACTAGAATTTGTCATCGCACCAAATTTACACTGGCCCGACACCATCTTTAGCTTTGACCACAAAACCCAAACTTTGTTCACCTGTGATGCGTTTGGGATGCACTATTGCTCAGATAGCACGTTTGACGAAGACTTAAAAGCTATAGAAGCAGACTATCAATATTACTATGAATGTCTGATGGCTCCCAATGCCCGTTCAGTTATCTCTGCTCTCAAGCGGATGGATGAACTGGAAAAAATCAGCATGATTGCTACAGGTCACGGACCATTATTACAACATAACGTTGACGAACTCACTGGGCGTTATCGCACTTGGAGCAAAACACAAGCGAAGGCAGAAACTACCATAGGAGTCTTTTACGTTTCAGATTACGGCTATGGAACTCGCCTAGCTCAAGCAATTGCCACGGGTATCACCAAAACTGGCGTCGCTACAGAAATGGTAGACTTACGTGCAGGCATTGACTTACAAGAATTACGGGAACTTGTAGGTCGTTGTGATGGTATTGTTGTTGGAATGCCTCCAGCTTCTGGTGCAGCAAATATCCAAGCTGCCATCAGCACTATTTTAGGCTCAGTTCATGAAAAACAAGGAGTGGGCATTTTTGAATCAGGCGGTGGTGATGACGAACCAATTGACCCGTTGCTGAGTAAATTCCGGAATTTGGGCTTAATAGCAGCGTTTCCAGGAATTCGGATCAAACAAACACCCACAGAAAACACTTACAAGCAGTGTGAAGAATCCGGAACAGACATAGCACAGTGGGTGACACGCGATCGCTCGGTCAAGCAGATGAAATCCTTAGGTGCTGACGTTGACAAAGCGCTAGGTAGAATCAGTGGTGGGTTGTATATTATCACCGCTAAAAAAGGTGATGTATCCAGTGCCATGTTAGCCTCTTGGGTTTCTCAAGCCAGCTTCAAACCTATAGGAATATCCATAGCTGTCGCCAAAGATAGGGCAATTGAATCACTCATGCAAGTGGGTGATAAATTTGTTCTAAATGTCTTGGAAGAAGGTAAATATCAAAAATTGATGAAACACTTCCTCAAACGTTTTGCCCCAGGTGCTGATCGTTTTGAAGGAGTGAAAACCCAGCCAGCCGAAAACGGTGCACCCATCCTTGGAGACGCCCTAGCATATATGGAGTGCGAAGTTATAAGTCGGATGGATGGCGGCGATCACTGGCTTGTGTACAGCACCGTATACGCAGGACGAGTGAGTAAGCCAGAAGCGCTAACAGCAGCCCACCACCGTAAAGTCGGAAATCATTATTAACAACACCAGTCTGCTCTACTGATAACTGATAACTGCTTATGACTCTTTTCTGTTTAGTTCACGGTGCTTCCCTGGGCGCTTGGTGTTGGGAGCTACTCACCCAAGAGATAGAAGCGCGTGGTCATCAGACGGTAGCAGTGGATCTCCCAATTGAAGACCCCACAGCTGGTGTTGTTCAATATGCCGAAGTTGTGAACAAGGTGCTGCAAGGATTTGAAGACGATGTGGTGCTGGTTGGTCACTCTATGGCATGCTTAACTATTCCTCTGGTTGCCAGCCAGCGTCCAGTGCGTCAGCTTGTTTTCATTGCTGGGCTGATTCCACATATCGGTTTAAGTCTGTTCGACCAATTTTATGACGAATTAGATCCTAATTTCCTCCAAGCAATAGGCTATAACCTGCCAGAAGCTGATAAGTTCGAGCAGTTCAGCGATGAGCCAAATATGTTCAATCCGGCAGCACTGAGGATAACCTCTTTACAAGACGAGGCTGTCGCCAGAGAATTTATCTTTAACGACTGTACCTCAGATGTGGCGCATTGGGCGTTTCCGAAGTTGCGCAATCAGCAGTTTTTATATATGAGTGAGGTTAGTCCTCTACAAGCTTGGCCAGATGTAAAGTGTACGTATATCGTCTGTGGTGAAGATCGTTGCCTCTCTCCCGCATGGTGTCGATACGCTGCACGCAAACGTCTTGGAGTTGATGCAATTGAGTTACCTCGAAGCGGGCATAGCCCAATGTTATCTCATCCTGTTCAGCTCGCCGATATGCTAGCTAAAGTCGCCTCTACATAAAACACACAGTTCAATATTAAACCTTATTAAATATGATCTATGCCAGAAACTAAACCTCGTGACGTTCAAGTTTACCCCATCG
This portion of the Brasilonema sennae CENA114 genome encodes:
- the argH gene encoding argininosuccinate lyase, encoding MTKQQTWSQRFESALHPAIALFNASINFDIQLIEYDLTGSQAHAQMLAHTGIISPEEGEQLVAGLEQIRQEYRQDKFHPGIEAEDVHFAVERRLVEIVGDLGKKLHTARSRNDQVGTDTRLYLRDQIQQIREQLREFQQVLLDIAEKNVETLIPGYTHLQRAQPLSLAHHLLAYFHMAQRDWERLGDVSRRVNISPLGCGALAGTTFPIDRHYTAKLLDFEGVYANSLDGVSDRDFAIEFLCAASLIMVHLSRLSEEVILWASEEFSFVTLKDSCATGSSIMPQKKNPDVPELVRGKTGRVFGHLQAMLVMMKGLPLAYNKDLQEDKEGLFDSVVTVKACLEAMTILLQEGLEFRTQRLAEAVAEDFSNATDVADYLAARGVPFREAYNLVGKVVKTSIAAGKLLKDLTLEEWQQLHPAFAEDIYQAILPQQVVAARNSYGGTGFAQVKGALLSARAQMTAK
- a CDS encoding NUDIX hydrolase, producing MNILAFFAVAVQSTRNLWRIGQTVLGIIFRHPITGTSIIPILPDGRIVLIRRRDNGLWALPGGIVDWGEDVPNAIRRELMEETGLELLSIRRLVGVYSAPDRDPRIHSICIVAEAIVQGKMEIQDTLEVMEIQAFPLDSLPPGQMSHDHSRQLQDYLDGLTTLA
- a CDS encoding alpha/beta fold hydrolase, with amino-acid sequence MHSIFRNSRIKTSQGMLFWREIGEGTPIIFLHGTWKDSSQWISVMEMLAQDFHCFAPDLLGFGESDFPNVHYSIDLQVECLAQLLQALKRALKQERVYLVGDSLGSWIAASYALKYPEQINGLVLLAPEGVEIQGQKKRWEKMQRIANRPPLVFQLLRLFRPLMKIFGLDQNIKQDWQFHQVMQQYPTACELIFQRQHLEIQAELLHDELSFITVPVLILQGEKDNQEAIAMSQLYAQYMPHAKLKIVASTEENLPESCSSAVGGDIRNFINSKNNAEIYYS
- a CDS encoding pantothenate kinase, translating into MSLANSSLWLALMIGNSRLHWAYFTGDTLIYAWDTDYLPADVIQRLSQSQTLKDLLLEIFPNDEATGKARHGNIEDSLKTLCSSVSSPPPIILASVVPSQTALWQSYPNVRILTLDQVPIKGIYPTLGIDRALALLGAGQNWGFPILVIDAGTALTFTGADANQHLVGGAILPGLGLQLATLAGKTGQLPTVELPQQLPHRYALNTKEAIQSGVIYTLVAGIKDFIEAWWRDFPQGNVVMTGGDRTLLVNYMRSPMKAPKGASQFPEIVDSLNVEANLIFWGMQKTLKNYE
- a CDS encoding diflavin flavoprotein, with amino-acid sequence MVALTEKTKKKLTIETVEIASETTAIRSLDWDRDRFDIEFGLQNGTTYNSFLIRAEKIALVDTSHEKFRQLYLDTLKDLVDPADIQYLIISHTEPDHSGLVKDVLQLAPDVTVVGSKVAIQFLENMVHRPFQRKIVKNGDRLDLGNGHELEFVIAPNLHWPDTIFSFDHKTQTLFTCDAFGMHYCSDSTFDEDLKAIEADYQYYYECLMAPNARSVISALKRMDELEKISMIATGHGPLLQHNVDELTGRYRTWSKTQAKAETTIGVFYVSDYGYGTRLAQAIATGITKTGVATEMVDLRAGIDLQELRELVGRCDGIVVGMPPASGAANIQAAISTILGSVHEKQGVGIFESGGGDDEPIDPLLSKFRNLGLIAAFPGIRIKQTPTENTYKQCEESGTDIAQWVTRDRSVKQMKSLGADVDKALGRISGGLYIITAKKGDVSSAMLASWVSQASFKPIGISIAVAKDRAIESLMQVGDKFVLNVLEEGKYQKLMKHFLKRFAPGADRFEGVKTQPAENGAPILGDALAYMECEVISRMDGGDHWLVYSTVYAGRVSKPEALTAAHHRKVGNHY
- a CDS encoding alpha/beta fold hydrolase, with product MTLFCLVHGASLGAWCWELLTQEIEARGHQTVAVDLPIEDPTAGVVQYAEVVNKVLQGFEDDVVLVGHSMACLTIPLVASQRPVRQLVFIAGLIPHIGLSLFDQFYDELDPNFLQAIGYNLPEADKFEQFSDEPNMFNPAALRITSLQDEAVAREFIFNDCTSDVAHWAFPKLRNQQFLYMSEVSPLQAWPDVKCTYIVCGEDRCLSPAWCRYAARKRLGVDAIELPRSGHSPMLSHPVQLADMLAKVAST